Proteins encoded in a region of the Nicotiana tomentosiformis chromosome 9, ASM39032v3, whole genome shotgun sequence genome:
- the LOC138898684 gene encoding uncharacterized protein, with protein MASVDQTEDTTTTTTTQKVIDTTSTIYMHPFDGPGSTLVHVLSDGTGYRSWKRNVLRSLSVKKKLGFINGDHKRPDATSPQFCQWERCDDMVTSWILNSLEKDIANNIEYVNDYV; from the coding sequence ATGGCTAGTGTAGACCAGACTGAAGATACAACAACGACGACAACAACACAGAAGGTAATCGATACAACTAGCACTATTTACATGCATCCTTTTGATGGTCCTGGTTCCACACTAGTACATGTTCTATCTGACGGAACTGGATATCGTTCCTGGAAAAGAAACGTATTGAGATCTCTTTCGGTGAAAAAAAAATTAGGTTTTATCAACGGGGATCATAAGAGACCCGATGCAACATCTCCACAATTTTGTCAGTGGGAGAGATGTGACGATATGGTCACCTCATGGATTCTAAACTCTCTGGAAAAGGACATTGCTAACAATATTGAGTATGTGAATGATTATGTTTAG